From the genome of Anopheles merus strain MAF chromosome X, AmerM5.1, whole genome shotgun sequence, one region includes:
- the LOC121596552 gene encoding hydroxyacylglutathione hydrolase, mitochondrial isoform X1 — protein sequence MALLSFLPHRLSQRLTALYFTVSSFSLQRRPRTTQTTAMASMTVTKIPALKDNFMYLVVCNATRQAAVVDPVEPARVLEVAREQGCKLNQLLTTHHHWDHAGGNEALCEQYRQHADWGQLTVYGGDDERIPGLTNRVGQDDTFAIGQLRVRCLATPCHTTSHVCYYVEGGDRGERAVFTGDTLFLAGCGRFFEGTPDQMYDALIGKLSALPDDTRVYCGHEYALQNLRFGHQVEPDNADTRALLERAQAADLEGRRALVPSTIGQEKRINVFMRVHQPAVQAYVGKGTPLETMQALRAAKDKF from the exons ATGGCGCTGCTCAGCTTTCTGCCCCACCGGCTGTCCCAGCGACTGACTGCCCTGTACTTTACCG TGTCCAGCTTCAGCCTTCAGCGCCGGCCCCGCACAACACAGACGACCGCGATGGCGAGCATGACGGTGACGAAGATACCCGCGCTGAAGGACAACTTCATGTACCTGGTGGTGTGCAATGCGACGCGCCAGGCCGCCGTCGTCGATCCGGTCGAGCCGGCCCGGGTGCTGGAGGTGGCCCGGGAGCAGGGCTGCAAGCTGAACCAGCTGCTCACGACGCACCACCACTGGGACCACGCCGGGGGCAACGAGGCGCTGTGCGAGCAGTACCGCCAGCACGCCGACTGGGGCCAGCTGACCGTGTACGGGGGCGACGACGAGCGCATCCCCGGCCTGACCAACCGGGTCGGGCAGGACGACACGTTCGCGATCGGGCAGCTGCGCGTCCGGTGTCTGGCCACGCCGTGCCACACCACGTCGCACGTCTGCTACTACGTCGAGGGCGGCGACCGGGGCGAGCGGGCCGTCTTCACCGGCGACACGCTGTTCCTGGCCGGCTGTGGCCGCTTCTTCGAGGGCACGCCCGACCAGATGTACGACGCGCTGATCGGCAAGCTGTCCGCCCTGCCGGACGATACGCGCGTGTACTGCGGGCACGAGTACGCGCTGCAGAACCTGCGCTTCGGCCACCAGGTCGAGCCGGACAATGCGGATACGCGCGCGCTGCTCGAGCGGGCCCAGGCCGCCGACCTGGAGGGCCGGCGGGCCCTCGTCCCCTCCACCATCGGGCAGGAGAAGCGCATCAACGTGTTTATGCGCGTGCACCAGCCGGCGGTGCAGGCGTACGTCGGCAAGGGCACGCCGCTCGAGACGATGCAGGCACTGCGGGCGGCCAAGGACAAGTTTTAG
- the LOC121596552 gene encoding hydroxyacylglutathione hydrolase, mitochondrial isoform X2 translates to MASMTVTKIPALKDNFMYLVVCNATRQAAVVDPVEPARVLEVAREQGCKLNQLLTTHHHWDHAGGNEALCEQYRQHADWGQLTVYGGDDERIPGLTNRVGQDDTFAIGQLRVRCLATPCHTTSHVCYYVEGGDRGERAVFTGDTLFLAGCGRFFEGTPDQMYDALIGKLSALPDDTRVYCGHEYALQNLRFGHQVEPDNADTRALLERAQAADLEGRRALVPSTIGQEKRINVFMRVHQPAVQAYVGKGTPLETMQALRAAKDKF, encoded by the coding sequence ATGGCGAGCATGACGGTGACGAAGATACCCGCGCTGAAGGACAACTTCATGTACCTGGTGGTGTGCAATGCGACGCGCCAGGCCGCCGTCGTCGATCCGGTCGAGCCGGCCCGGGTGCTGGAGGTGGCCCGGGAGCAGGGCTGCAAGCTGAACCAGCTGCTCACGACGCACCACCACTGGGACCACGCCGGGGGCAACGAGGCGCTGTGCGAGCAGTACCGCCAGCACGCCGACTGGGGCCAGCTGACCGTGTACGGGGGCGACGACGAGCGCATCCCCGGCCTGACCAACCGGGTCGGGCAGGACGACACGTTCGCGATCGGGCAGCTGCGCGTCCGGTGTCTGGCCACGCCGTGCCACACCACGTCGCACGTCTGCTACTACGTCGAGGGCGGCGACCGGGGCGAGCGGGCCGTCTTCACCGGCGACACGCTGTTCCTGGCCGGCTGTGGCCGCTTCTTCGAGGGCACGCCCGACCAGATGTACGACGCGCTGATCGGCAAGCTGTCCGCCCTGCCGGACGATACGCGCGTGTACTGCGGGCACGAGTACGCGCTGCAGAACCTGCGCTTCGGCCACCAGGTCGAGCCGGACAATGCGGATACGCGCGCGCTGCTCGAGCGGGCCCAGGCCGCCGACCTGGAGGGCCGGCGGGCCCTCGTCCCCTCCACCATCGGGCAGGAGAAGCGCATCAACGTGTTTATGCGCGTGCACCAGCCGGCGGTGCAGGCGTACGTCGGCAAGGGCACGCCGCTCGAGACGATGCAGGCACTGCGGGCGGCCAAGGACAAGTTTTAG